TCTTCCTGACCTTCTATCGATTTGGCAAGCACGATCAGGCCCGCGCAAGTCCCAAAAACAGGCTTACCCTCCGCGGAGAACTGGCGTATGGCATCCATAAAATCGTATTTACGCATCAGCTTGCCGATTGTCGTGCTTTCACCGCCAGGGATAATCAGGCCCTGAATCTCCTGAAGCTCTTCCTTTTTCTTAATCGCGACGCCTTCTGCGCCAGCAAGCTCAATGCTGCGAATATGCTCTGCTACGGCACCCTGAAGTGCCAATACCCCGATTTTCATATGTCGTTAGCCTTCTCTCTCGTTTACCAGCCGCGATCCGACATCCGTTCAGACGGACTCAGCTTCGAAATCTCGATGCCTTTCATTGGAGCACCCAGGTTCTTCGAAACCTCAGCAATCAGCTTGTAGTCTTGGAAGTGAGTCGTTGCCTCAACGATCGCTCGGGCAAATTTTTCAGGGCTGTCCGATTTGAAAATACCGGAGCCTACGAATACGCCGTCTGCACCCAAATGCATCATGAGCGCGGCGTCAGCTGGTGTTGCCACTCCGCCTGCAGCAAAGTTTACAACTGGCAGCTTGCCGTTTTCATGTACGCCAACGAGAAGGTCGTAAGATACGCCCAGGTTTTTCGCTTCGGCATAAAGCTCGTCCTTCGACATGTTTTGTACTTTACGGATTTGGCTGTTAATAAAGCGCATATGGCGGACAGCCTCAACAATGTTGCCTGTTCCCGGCTCACCCTTTGTACGGATCATGGATGCACCCTCGCCGATACGACGCAGCGCTTCACCCAGATCTTTGGCTCCGCATACGAACGGAACTGTAAAATCCCATTTGTCGATGTGGAATACTTCATCTGCCGGAGTCAACACTTCACTCTCGTCAAGATAGTCCACACCCAGAGATTCCAGCACTTTAGCTTCCACAAAGTGACCGATACGGGCTTTTGCCATAACCGGGATGGATACCACTTTCATCACTTCTTCGACAATCGTCGGGTCAGCCATGCGGGCTACGCCGCCGGCTGCACGAATATCGGATGGTACGCGTTCCAAAGCCATAACCGCTGTTGCACCTGCGGCTTCAGCGATTTTTGCCTGTTCAGCATTCATGACGTCCATGATGACGCCGCCTTTTTGCATTTCTGCCATACCTCTTTTGACTCTCGAAGTTCCCGTTTCCATGTCTACGCCTCCCGAAATGTATATCATGTCATCTGTTTTCCCTCTATAAGTAGATAGGAAAGTACAGTTCCACATTCAATTTGACTAGCTCGAAATTAAGAAAACCCTCTTACCGCTGTATTCTTTTCAGAACGCAGTTACTGATATCTTAAAAAAGATTTTTAATCCCGTTAAACAGGTCGCCAAACATGTCTTTGATTGCACGGAAGAACAAACGGAACCAGCCGCCCTTTTCCACTTCCTCGGAAGTGACCAGGTTCACCGTTTTGGTCTGTGCCTTATCGATGCCTTCGGCTTTATAGGTGTAGGTAATCGTACCGACCTTGGTGCCTTTTTTGATTGGCGCTACAAGGCCGTCCGCTTTATCCAGCTTGGTTGTGAACTTAACGCCTTTGGCTTCTGCGCCTTTAGGTACGATAAAGCTGATATCACCGTCGGTCACAACGCCAACGCTGGTCTCAACGCCCTTTTTGACAGGAACGGAATCCAGACCTTCCACTTTGGATTTGCTTGCTACAACCTGTTTAACGTCAAAGTTATCGAAGCCGTAATCGAGAAGTTTCTTGGTTTCCGTAAAACGGTGAGCCTCGGAGTCGGCCCCCATGACGACGCCGATCAGGCGCACACCGTTACGGACTGCCGTTGATGTGAAACAGTTACCCGCGTTTTGCGTATGCCCTGTCTTTAGACCATCCAACCCTGGGTAAGCATAAGCTTTGAAATTCTGAATATTCTTGTTGCTTTCCAGCATCCAGTTATAGTTAATAATTGGAGCTTTATCCCGTTCACGGAATTTATACGATTGAATCGAAGTATATTTGGCATAATCCGGATGGTCGGTAACAATATGCTTGCCCAGAATGGCCGCATCCATTGCCGACATGACATCTTCTTTATCGGTGTCCGGCCGGAAGTCTTTCGGCATGTCAGCTCGGTCAAGACCTGTTGCATTAATAAAATAGGCCGTCTTCATACCCATTTCCTGAGCGGTCTTGTTCATCAGCTTCACAAACTCCTGCTCGGTTCCCGATACCTTCTCGGCCAGTGCAACCGTTGCGTCGTTTGCGGAACCAACAGCCATCGCTATGTACAGTTCCTCTACGGTATGTACGTCCCCTTCAGCAAGAAAAATACGCGAGCCGATGGTTTCTTCGGAGTTTTTGCCTACGGTGACCTGATCCGTCCATTTCAGCTTCCCCTGCTTGATCTGTTCGGCGACGATGTACTCCGTCATCATTTTGGTCATGCTTGCCGGAGGCAGTGGCTCATCCGCATTCATGGCATAGAGAATTTGACCCGTTGTCGGCTCGATTAATACCGCGGACTTCAGGTTCAGTTCAGGCTTTTGAATGCTGCTTGCAGTGCTTGTCGCGGTGCTGGTTGCAGCAGTGCTTGCCGGAGCAGCGAATACCATGGCCGCAGGCAATGCGGACAAACATAACATATTCAATAGCATAACCGAAGCTACGCTCTTTTTAACGAGATGACGTTTGTGTTTTTGTTGTCCCGCCTTCCGGCTTGGACGATTCCAATGCTTACTCAATGAATGTATAACTCCCCTCTTGCCTAACTTAAATTCTTACTTGTTCTATTCTATCACAGGGGATAAAGCAAAAAAAGACAGACAGGGCGAAATTCGACCTGTCTGTACAAGAAGATGTTGGATTTATGCAAACATCCTTCTGAATTATACGGAATAGTTTGGAGCTTCTTTGGTAATTTGTACGTCATGTGGGTGACTTTCGCGCAGGCCCGCACCCGTAATACGAACAAATTGGGTATCTTCACGAAGCTCATCAAGAGATTTCGTTCCGCAGTATCCCATACCGGAGCGTAGTCCGCCGATCAATTGGTGAATCGTGTCCGCAAGTGGTCCTTTGTATGCGACACGTCCTTCAATGCCTTCCGGGACGAGCTTCTTGTCATCATCCTGGAAGTAACGATCCTTACTACCTTGCTTCATCGCTGCCATGGAGCCCATGCCACGATAAACCTTGTAACGACGTCCTTGATAAATTTCAGATTCACCAGGACTCTCTTCTGTACCGGCAAACATACTTCCAAGCATAACGGCATGTCCACCTGCAGCAAGTGCCTTCGTAATTTCACCAGAATATTTGATACCGCCGTCGGCGATCAATGGGATACCATATTCACGTGCAACCTGTGCACAATCATATATTGCGGTAACTTGCGGTACGCCGATTCCAGCGATAACGCGAGTCGTACAAATGGATCCAGGACCGATACCAACCTTCACCACAGATGCACCGGCTTCGATCAAATCACGAGTCGCTTCACCCGTTGCAACGTTGCCTGCGATGATCGTCAGCTCCGGATATAGGCCACGCAGCTCGCGAACCGCATCCAGAATGTTGATGTGATGTCCATGGGCTGAATCCACAACAACCACATCCACACCAGCGTTAACCAATGCCTCAGCACGGTCGAATCCGTCTTTGGAGATACCGATAGCTGCACCGACTAGCAGACGTCCCTGTGCATCTTTTGCTGCGTTCGGGAACTGGATCGCTTTCTCAATATCCTTTATAGTAATGAGGCCCTTCAGGATGTTATGATCATCGACCAAAGGAAGCTTTTCAATTTTATGCTTTTGAAGAAGTACTTCCGCTTCCGCCAGCGTCGTGCCGACAGGTGCAGTTACGAGATTTTCATGAGTCATCACTTCTTTGATTTGAATGCTGTAGTCATGAACAAAACGCAAATCCCGGTTCGTCAGAATACCAACCAGCTTTTTCTGATCATCTACAATCGGGACTCCGGAAATACGGAATTTTGCCATCACTTGCTCAGCATCCGAAACCAATTGCTCAGGTGTTAAGGAGAATGGATTCGTAATCACGCCGCTTTCTGAGCGTTTTACACGATCTACTTCTTCAGCCTGCTGCTCCACCGGCATATTCTTATGAATAATCCCGATTCCGCCTTCTCTTGCTATGGCAATAGCCATGGCTGATTCGGTAACGGTATCCATACCCGCACTGATGAGTGGAATGTTGAGCTTCACATGTTTGCTTAATCTTGTGGACACGTCCACTTCCTTTGGCAATACCTCAGACTTGCGCGGCACCAGCAATACATCGTCAAAAGTAAATCCTTCTTTACTGAATTTGTCTTCCCACACCTCGGAATTTCCCCCTCATTTATCATGTATTGTATTCGTCAAAACCCTTATGCTGCAAGGCTTGAAAATCATTTTCTGAAAATATATTATTGCCATCTTAGCAAAGGCGCTGTGAAGCTGTCAAGGAATTGAGGCTGGTAAAACTAACAGAACAAGGACCTGTCTAATCCCTGCAAATACATGTCCACTGGTACTAGACAGCTCTCAAAAAAAAGACATCCCTTGGTGGGATGTCCAATTTTCGTAAGTTTCATTCAAAAATATGATTAGTTCCCTGTTTGAGACTGTACAGCTGCAGACATTTGAGCCGTGTATTCCTCCAGTGTCAAAGCCTTTTTCGCTTCTTCTGGCAGCTTAATCGATTGCGGCTCATTATACTTGCTGTACCCCATGTTCATCGTCATGTCCATTGATATTTCCGGTGTTTCCTGAGCA
This sequence is a window from Paenibacillus sp. J23TS9. Protein-coding genes within it:
- the pdxS gene encoding pyridoxal 5'-phosphate synthase lyase subunit PdxS, encoding METGTSRVKRGMAEMQKGGVIMDVMNAEQAKIAEAAGATAVMALERVPSDIRAAGGVARMADPTIVEEVMKVVSIPVMAKARIGHFVEAKVLESLGVDYLDESEVLTPADEVFHIDKWDFTVPFVCGAKDLGEALRRIGEGASMIRTKGEPGTGNIVEAVRHMRFINSQIRKVQNMSKDELYAEAKNLGVSYDLLVGVHENGKLPVVNFAAGGVATPADAALMMHLGADGVFVGSGIFKSDSPEKFARAIVEATTHFQDYKLIAEVSKNLGAPMKGIEISKLSPSERMSDRGW
- a CDS encoding D-alanyl-D-alanine carboxypeptidase family protein, whose amino-acid sequence is MLLNMLCLSALPAAMVFAAPASTAATSTATSTASSIQKPELNLKSAVLIEPTTGQILYAMNADEPLPPASMTKMMTEYIVAEQIKQGKLKWTDQVTVGKNSEETIGSRIFLAEGDVHTVEELYIAMAVGSANDATVALAEKVSGTEQEFVKLMNKTAQEMGMKTAYFINATGLDRADMPKDFRPDTDKEDVMSAMDAAILGKHIVTDHPDYAKYTSIQSYKFRERDKAPIINYNWMLESNKNIQNFKAYAYPGLDGLKTGHTQNAGNCFTSTAVRNGVRLIGVVMGADSEAHRFTETKKLLDYGFDNFDVKQVVASKSKVEGLDSVPVKKGVETSVGVVTDGDISFIVPKGAEAKGVKFTTKLDKADGLVAPIKKGTKVGTITYTYKAEGIDKAQTKTVNLVTSEEVEKGGWFRLFFRAIKDMFGDLFNGIKNLF
- the guaB gene encoding IMP dehydrogenase, with amino-acid sequence MWEDKFSKEGFTFDDVLLVPRKSEVLPKEVDVSTRLSKHVKLNIPLISAGMDTVTESAMAIAIAREGGIGIIHKNMPVEQQAEEVDRVKRSESGVITNPFSLTPEQLVSDAEQVMAKFRISGVPIVDDQKKLVGILTNRDLRFVHDYSIQIKEVMTHENLVTAPVGTTLAEAEVLLQKHKIEKLPLVDDHNILKGLITIKDIEKAIQFPNAAKDAQGRLLVGAAIGISKDGFDRAEALVNAGVDVVVVDSAHGHHINILDAVRELRGLYPELTIIAGNVATGEATRDLIEAGASVVKVGIGPGSICTTRVIAGIGVPQVTAIYDCAQVAREYGIPLIADGGIKYSGEITKALAAGGHAVMLGSMFAGTEESPGESEIYQGRRYKVYRGMGSMAAMKQGSKDRYFQDDDKKLVPEGIEGRVAYKGPLADTIHQLIGGLRSGMGYCGTKSLDELREDTQFVRITGAGLRESHPHDVQITKEAPNYSV